A single Actinomadura algeriensis DNA region contains:
- a CDS encoding AMP-binding protein, which translates to MRTIPAELAERYEAEGWWTRDTIGDLLQRGLAAAPDTTFRVHSSVRPWSGTFGDVEHLARRLAGGLRERGVGPGDVVAFQLPNWMEAAAVFWASSFLGAVVVPIVHIYGRKEVGYILDAVKPKAFVTAERFGRLEHDPAVSAHVPHVGVVGRDFDDLLGDPLPGVLPVDPAGPALISFTSGTTRDPKGVVHSHQTLGCETRQLADRYPPELARQLTSAPVGHFIGMVGAFLIPVLGGTPIHLADAWDPGRVLALMDSDDLIVGGGVPYYITSLLDHPDFADRHLRQMKYAGLGGAPVPTAVTSRLTDLGIIVYRSYGSTEHPSMTAAHYTAPRDKRLHTDGKALPGVELRLTDDGEILSRGPDLCLGYTDDTLTERVFDADGWYHTGDIAVMDDDGYITITDRKSDIIIRGGENISALEVEEMLLTLPSVAEAAVVAAPDERLGEHAAAFVRLKETPAPTLDDVRAHLEAKGLARQKWPEELHVLDDFPRTPSGKVRKYVLRGSVRAR; encoded by the coding sequence ATGCGCACGATCCCTGCCGAGCTGGCCGAACGGTACGAGGCGGAAGGGTGGTGGACGCGGGACACGATCGGCGACCTCCTCCAGCGCGGCCTCGCGGCCGCACCCGACACGACGTTCCGCGTGCACTCGTCCGTCCGGCCCTGGAGCGGCACCTTCGGCGACGTCGAGCACCTCGCCCGCCGCCTCGCCGGCGGCCTGCGCGAACGCGGCGTCGGCCCCGGCGACGTCGTCGCCTTCCAGCTGCCGAACTGGATGGAGGCCGCCGCGGTCTTCTGGGCGTCGTCGTTCCTCGGCGCCGTCGTCGTCCCGATCGTCCACATCTACGGGCGCAAGGAGGTCGGCTACATCCTGGACGCCGTCAAGCCGAAGGCGTTCGTGACCGCCGAGCGGTTCGGCCGTCTGGAGCACGACCCGGCCGTCAGCGCGCACGTCCCGCACGTGGGCGTCGTCGGCCGCGACTTCGACGACCTCCTCGGCGATCCGCTCCCCGGCGTGCTGCCCGTCGACCCCGCGGGCCCCGCGCTGATCAGCTTCACGTCCGGCACGACCCGCGACCCCAAGGGCGTCGTGCACAGTCACCAGACCCTCGGCTGCGAGACCCGCCAGCTCGCCGACCGCTACCCGCCCGAACTGGCCCGCCAGCTCACCTCCGCCCCCGTCGGCCACTTCATCGGCATGGTGGGCGCCTTCCTCATCCCCGTCCTCGGCGGCACCCCGATCCACCTCGCCGACGCCTGGGACCCCGGACGCGTCCTCGCCCTCATGGACAGCGACGACCTCATCGTCGGCGGCGGCGTCCCCTACTACATCACCAGCCTCCTCGACCACCCGGACTTCGCCGACCGGCACCTGCGCCAGATGAAGTACGCGGGCCTCGGCGGCGCGCCCGTCCCCACCGCCGTCACGTCCCGCCTCACCGACCTCGGCATCATCGTCTACCGCTCGTACGGCAGCACCGAGCACCCGTCCATGACCGCCGCGCACTACACCGCCCCCAGGGACAAGCGGCTGCACACCGACGGCAAGGCCCTGCCCGGCGTCGAGCTGCGCCTCACCGACGACGGCGAGATCCTCAGCCGCGGCCCCGACCTGTGCCTCGGCTACACCGACGACACCCTCACCGAGCGGGTCTTCGACGCCGACGGCTGGTACCACACCGGCGACATCGCGGTGATGGACGACGACGGATACATCACCATCACCGACCGCAAGTCCGACATCATCATCCGCGGCGGCGAGAACATCAGCGCCCTCGAGGTCGAGGAGATGCTCCTCACCCTCCCGTCCGTCGCCGAGGCCGCCGTCGTCGCCGCGCCGGACGAACGGCTCGGCGAGCACGCGGCCGCGTTCGTCCGGCTCAAGGAGACCCCCGCCCCCACCCTCGACGACGTCCGCGCCCACCTCGAGGCGAAGGGCCTCGCCCGGCAGAAGTGGCCCGAGGAACTGCACGTCCTCGACGACTTCCCCCGCACCCCCAGCGGCAAGGTCCGCAAGTACGTCCTGCGCGGCTCGGTCAGGGCTCGATGA
- a CDS encoding ferredoxin, translating into MTDRIDVTPDTCAGTGMCGFYAPNTFGLDDDGKVTIMDEQGDPSGDVRNAAEACPTRSIRLAD; encoded by the coding sequence ATGACGGACCGGATCGACGTCACGCCGGACACCTGCGCGGGCACCGGCATGTGCGGCTTCTACGCCCCGAACACCTTCGGTCTGGACGACGACGGAAAAGTGACCATCATGGACGAACAGGGCGATCCGTCCGGCGACGTCCGCAACGCCGCCGAGGCGTGCCCCACCCGCTCCATCCGCCTCGCCGACTAG
- a CDS encoding cytochrome P450, whose amino-acid sequence MLDEIARLDPVKIRTLFDTGGEYRRSRSGGDFAVDFHAGLRKARESGPVHAGTVEQALGLPHPAPVVGRAKPPAIFSVFDYDTVNAVFRDPETFSSEVMQSTFDTFGRNILGMGGTEHSRHRGVVQPSFNRNMMQWWADRWINDLTGSLLDRIEARGSAELNVEFCALLPLLTITGSFGVGMDDTLRLRELIEQMIGATVERDDRIAAAAEAGEILGPVIADRRAEPRDDLISKLLQGTIRDEDGTRRGLTDAEILAFARLILTAGSGTTWRQLGITLWALLNEPDQLDAVRRDRSLVRNAIEESLRWEVTDPTFYRTATRDTELGGVAVPAGSRVALCLTAANHDPKRWDDPERFDVRRPLRPHLSFAGGPHVCLGMHLARAEMSVALNAILDRLPNLRWAPGAERPVLMGLHWRGPSELPVVFG is encoded by the coding sequence ATGCTAGACGAGATCGCCCGGCTCGACCCGGTCAAGATCCGCACCCTGTTCGACACCGGCGGCGAGTACCGGCGGTCCAGGTCCGGCGGCGACTTCGCCGTCGACTTCCACGCCGGGCTGCGCAAGGCCCGGGAGAGCGGCCCCGTCCACGCGGGCACCGTCGAGCAGGCGCTCGGCCTCCCGCACCCGGCGCCGGTCGTCGGACGGGCGAAGCCCCCGGCGATCTTCTCGGTGTTCGACTACGACACCGTCAACGCCGTGTTCCGCGACCCGGAGACGTTCAGCTCCGAGGTCATGCAGAGCACCTTCGACACGTTCGGCCGCAACATCCTCGGCATGGGCGGCACCGAGCACTCCCGCCACCGCGGGGTCGTCCAGCCCTCCTTCAACCGCAACATGATGCAGTGGTGGGCCGACCGGTGGATCAACGACCTCACCGGCTCCCTGCTGGACCGCATCGAGGCGCGCGGCAGCGCCGAACTCAACGTCGAGTTCTGCGCCCTGCTCCCGCTCCTGACGATCACCGGCAGCTTCGGCGTCGGCATGGACGACACGCTGCGGCTGCGCGAGCTGATCGAGCAGATGATCGGCGCCACCGTCGAGCGCGACGACCGGATCGCGGCCGCCGCCGAGGCCGGCGAGATCCTCGGCCCGGTGATCGCCGACCGGCGGGCCGAGCCCCGCGACGACCTCATCAGCAAGCTGCTGCAGGGCACGATCCGGGACGAGGACGGCACCCGCCGCGGCCTCACCGACGCGGAGATCCTCGCGTTCGCCCGGCTCATCCTCACCGCCGGATCCGGGACGACCTGGCGGCAGCTCGGCATCACGCTGTGGGCGCTGCTGAACGAACCCGACCAGCTCGACGCCGTCCGCCGCGACCGCTCGCTCGTCCGCAACGCCATCGAGGAGTCGCTGCGCTGGGAGGTCACCGACCCGACCTTCTACCGCACCGCCACCCGCGACACCGAGCTCGGCGGCGTCGCCGTCCCCGCCGGTTCGCGGGTCGCGCTCTGCCTCACCGCCGCCAACCACGACCCGAAGCGCTGGGACGACCCCGAACGGTTCGACGTGCGGCGCCCGCTCCGCCCGCACCTGTCGTTCGCGGGCGGCCCCCACGTGTGCCTCGGCATGCACCTCGCGCGCGCCGAGATGAGCGTCGCGCTCAACGCGATCCTCGACCGGTTGCCGAACCTGAGGTGGGCCCCCGGCGCGGAACGTCCCGTCCTGATGGGGCTGCACTGGCGCGGCCCCAGCGAGCTCCCGGTGGTGTTCGGATGA
- a CDS encoding aldehyde dehydrogenase family protein, whose amino-acid sequence MAPTSYVDGARLGSGPPLRVENPADLSTVADVPTAEPADFERAVLAARRAFDGWAGTPAADRAAAVLRFLDALEARRELLEDTVVAETGALVASARTLHVGGAIAQARDAVRLHAAMPAEEPNPVPLDALVTGGRVAASVLTWEPLGVVAAIPAYNVPLFLALWKVVPALLAGNTVVLRPSPLAPLTVLAAGDAAHEAGLPPGVLNVLVEAGSAGAELLTTMPQVDAVSFTGSAAVGAAITAQAAPTHKRVMLELGGKSAGIYLPGAADRAAAGIAIVMRAMAGQGCALQTRVLVPEDQKKRVLDEAAEAVAALRLGDPRDPSTEVGPLISAAQAARCAEHVAAAREHGGRVVAGGRARPDLGGHYFEPTVVDLDGTANPLAQEETFGPVVSVLGYRDADHAVELANDTVYGLSGAVYGPADEALAVARRVRSGTVFVNGGYIGAFASSGGRRHSGDWRERGREGIRAYQQAKHVTAVSA is encoded by the coding sequence ATGGCACCGACCTCCTACGTGGACGGCGCCCGCCTCGGCTCCGGCCCGCCGCTCCGCGTCGAGAACCCCGCCGACCTGTCCACGGTCGCCGACGTTCCGACCGCCGAACCCGCCGACTTCGAACGGGCCGTGCTCGCCGCGCGGCGCGCCTTCGACGGCTGGGCCGGGACGCCCGCGGCCGACCGCGCCGCCGCCGTGCTGCGGTTCCTGGACGCTCTCGAGGCGCGCCGCGAACTCCTCGAGGACACGGTCGTCGCCGAGACCGGCGCGCTCGTCGCGTCCGCCCGCACCCTGCACGTCGGCGGGGCGATCGCCCAGGCGCGCGACGCCGTCCGGCTGCACGCGGCCATGCCCGCCGAGGAGCCCAACCCGGTCCCGCTGGACGCGCTGGTCACCGGCGGCCGCGTCGCCGCGAGCGTCCTCACCTGGGAACCGCTCGGCGTCGTCGCCGCCATCCCCGCCTACAACGTGCCGCTGTTCCTCGCGCTGTGGAAGGTCGTCCCGGCGCTGCTGGCCGGCAACACCGTCGTGCTGCGCCCGAGCCCGCTCGCCCCGCTCACGGTGCTCGCCGCCGGCGACGCCGCCCACGAGGCCGGGCTCCCGCCCGGCGTGCTCAACGTCCTGGTGGAGGCGGGCAGCGCGGGCGCCGAGCTGCTCACGACGATGCCGCAGGTCGACGCCGTCTCGTTCACCGGTTCGGCCGCCGTCGGCGCGGCCATCACCGCGCAGGCGGCGCCCACGCACAAGCGCGTCATGCTCGAACTCGGCGGCAAGTCCGCCGGGATCTACCTGCCCGGCGCGGCCGACCGCGCCGCCGCCGGGATCGCGATCGTCATGCGGGCGATGGCCGGCCAGGGCTGCGCGCTGCAGACCCGCGTGCTCGTCCCCGAGGACCAGAAGAAGCGGGTCCTGGACGAGGCCGCCGAAGCCGTCGCCGCGCTCCGGCTGGGCGACCCGCGCGACCCGTCCACCGAGGTCGGCCCCCTCATCAGCGCCGCCCAGGCGGCCCGCTGCGCCGAGCACGTCGCGGCCGCGCGCGAGCACGGCGGCCGCGTCGTCGCGGGCGGCCGCGCCCGGCCCGACCTCGGCGGCCACTACTTCGAGCCCACCGTCGTCGACCTCGACGGCACCGCGAACCCGCTCGCGCAGGAGGAGACGTTCGGCCCGGTCGTCTCCGTGCTCGGCTACCGCGACGCCGACCACGCCGTCGAACTCGCCAACGACACCGTCTACGGGCTGTCCGGCGCCGTGTACGGGCCCGCCGACGAGGCGCTCGCCGTCGCCCGCCGCGTCCGCTCCGGCACCGTCTTCGTCAACGGCGGCTACATCGGCGCGTTCGCCTCCTCCGGCGGCCGCCGCCACAGCGGCGACTGGCGCGAGCGCGGCCGCGAGGGCATCCGGGCCTACCAGCAGGCCAAACACGTCACGGCCGTGAGCGCCTGA
- a CDS encoding mycofactocin-coupled SDR family oxidoreductase — MGQLDGKVAFITGAGRGQGRSHAVLLAEHGADVIAVDIGADIPTVPYPMATPDDLAETARLVEATGRRCVTELADVRDITALNKALERGMAELGGVDIVLANAGVLHSDRTETTLEQAAARWDDAVGVMLTGVYNTLKVVQQPLIDQGRGGAIVITGSTAGLKGMTDGSGGMSGYNAAKHGVVGLAKGFARLLGQHNVRVNVVHPTAVDTFMINNPHSPMTSASGAAALARVLPVDRLQPVDVSRTILFLVSDAAYAVTGVALPVEAGVSL; from the coding sequence ATGGGCCAACTGGACGGCAAGGTCGCGTTCATCACCGGAGCCGGCCGCGGGCAGGGACGCTCGCACGCGGTGCTGCTCGCCGAGCACGGCGCGGACGTGATCGCCGTCGACATCGGCGCCGACATCCCGACCGTCCCCTACCCGATGGCCACCCCGGACGACCTCGCCGAGACCGCCCGCCTGGTCGAGGCCACCGGACGCCGCTGCGTGACCGAGCTCGCGGACGTCCGCGACATCACCGCCCTGAACAAGGCGCTCGAACGCGGCATGGCCGAGCTCGGCGGCGTCGACATCGTCCTCGCCAACGCGGGCGTCCTGCACAGCGACCGCACCGAGACCACCCTCGAGCAGGCCGCCGCGCGGTGGGACGACGCGGTCGGCGTGATGCTCACCGGCGTCTACAACACCCTGAAGGTCGTGCAGCAGCCGCTCATCGACCAGGGCCGGGGCGGCGCGATCGTGATCACCGGGTCGACGGCCGGGCTGAAGGGCATGACGGACGGGTCCGGCGGCATGTCCGGCTACAACGCGGCCAAGCACGGCGTCGTCGGCCTCGCGAAGGGGTTCGCGCGGCTGCTCGGGCAGCACAACGTGCGCGTCAACGTCGTCCACCCGACGGCCGTCGACACCTTCATGATCAACAACCCGCACTCGCCGATGACGAGCGCGAGCGGCGCCGCCGCCCTCGCCCGCGTGCTGCCCGTCGACCGCCTGCAGCCGGTCGACGTCAGCCGCACGATCCTGTTCCTCGTGTCGGACGCCGCGTACGCCGTGACGGGCGTCGCGCTCCCCGTCGAAGCCGGCGTGAGCCTTTGA
- a CDS encoding CaiB/BaiF CoA transferase family protein, whose protein sequence is MSPAGGETPVFDGVRVLEVAQWTFAPAAAAVLADFGASVIKIEDPVTGDPQRGLASSGVVPAVNGVNIVTAQTNRGKRSVGLNLRDPRGRELLMELVDHADVFVTNFRGPAREKLGFDEDAVRARNPRIVYARATGQGPRGEDADRGGYDFTSYWMRGGIASALTAPDADRPLPQPPAFGDKAGAMNLAFGIAAALFRRERTGEGALVDVSLLGTALWQHSSAILYSWGLDREFPVQSGRSANPIARGYRTADGRWIALMMIESDRWWPDLCRSIDRPELIGDERFADAKARTANYDACVAELEAVFAARTLAQWRTRLAGFSAPWEVLRTMRETADDPQVTANGYAVPVDHDGTDVRLMSAPVQFDERVPSLTRAPEHAEHSEQVLLELGYDWDAILALKDAEVL, encoded by the coding sequence GTGAGCCCGGCCGGGGGCGAGACGCCCGTCTTCGACGGCGTCCGGGTGCTGGAGGTGGCGCAGTGGACGTTCGCGCCCGCCGCGGCCGCGGTGCTCGCGGACTTCGGCGCGTCCGTGATCAAGATCGAGGACCCGGTCACCGGCGACCCGCAGCGCGGCCTCGCGTCGTCCGGGGTCGTCCCGGCCGTCAACGGGGTGAACATCGTCACCGCGCAGACCAACCGCGGCAAGCGCAGCGTCGGCCTCAACCTGCGCGACCCCCGCGGCCGCGAGCTGCTGATGGAACTCGTCGACCACGCGGACGTCTTCGTCACGAACTTCCGGGGACCCGCGCGCGAGAAGCTCGGCTTCGACGAGGACGCGGTGCGGGCCCGCAACCCGCGCATCGTCTACGCCCGCGCCACCGGGCAGGGCCCGCGCGGAGAGGACGCCGACCGGGGCGGGTACGACTTCACCTCGTACTGGATGCGCGGCGGGATCGCCTCCGCGCTGACCGCGCCGGACGCCGACCGCCCGCTGCCGCAGCCGCCCGCGTTCGGCGACAAGGCCGGGGCGATGAACCTCGCGTTCGGTATCGCCGCCGCGCTGTTCCGCCGGGAACGGACGGGCGAGGGCGCGCTCGTCGACGTGTCCCTGCTCGGCACCGCGCTGTGGCAGCACTCGAGCGCGATCCTCTACAGCTGGGGCCTCGACCGGGAGTTCCCCGTGCAGTCGGGACGCTCGGCGAACCCGATCGCCCGCGGGTACCGGACGGCCGACGGGCGCTGGATCGCGCTGATGATGATCGAGTCCGACCGCTGGTGGCCGGACCTGTGCCGCAGCATCGACCGGCCCGAACTGATCGGCGACGAACGCTTCGCCGACGCGAAGGCGCGCACCGCGAACTACGACGCGTGCGTCGCCGAGCTCGAGGCCGTCTTCGCCGCCCGCACCCTCGCCCAGTGGCGGACCCGCCTCGCCGGCTTCTCCGCGCCGTGGGAGGTGCTGCGCACGATGCGGGAGACGGCGGACGACCCGCAGGTGACGGCGAACGGGTACGCCGTCCCCGTCGACCACGACGGCACGGACGTCCGGCTGATGAGCGCGCCCGTCCAGTTCGACGAGCGCGTCCCGTCGCTGACCCGCGCCCCCGAGCACGCCGAACACTCCGAGCAGGTGCTCCTCGAACTCGGCTACGACTGGGACGCGATCCTCGCGCTCAAGGACGCCGAGGTGCTCTGA
- a CDS encoding MFS transporter, protein MTTTPDRPPPGPPSPAPPPPAGGRSYNGLVLALVAIEIFAVFETAMALAAIPTFMRVFEADSAAVGWTGTAYLLVGAVSAATAGRLGDIFGRRNVLVTVLAVAAVGSLISVLASSLWLVILGRGVQGMAAGALPLSFGLVRELLPERRVPFVMSLLGGVVPVCTGAGSLIAGVLIDHGGWRNMFVAATAMGVAATLIALLALPRTPGIAPRPSVDVVGAVLLAPAVGGVLLGVSQSEDWGWGDPRVILAILVGVAVLMVWVWWERRVPEPLVNVTLFRNRKVALATAAAFMVGAGPMGAVSILAHMVLQLPETAPVGLGLSPTDAGYVLLVVAVVAYAGAIASGRIAQKMGARPCLVLGTLIYALGIFLWMFLDQSIAGTMFCLALTGLANGFALTALPILVVEAVPVKHTGEATGVNRVTLNTGVACGLAITSVILATSTVEGTHMPTHGSFVTTVVVFTCLSLVGTVLALLIRGGRTVADEPEAAPAKV, encoded by the coding sequence ATGACCACCACCCCGGACCGTCCGCCGCCCGGCCCGCCCTCCCCGGCGCCGCCCCCGCCCGCCGGCGGACGGTCGTACAACGGTCTCGTGCTCGCCCTCGTCGCCATCGAGATCTTCGCGGTGTTCGAGACCGCGATGGCGCTCGCCGCCATCCCGACGTTCATGCGGGTCTTCGAGGCCGACTCCGCCGCCGTCGGCTGGACCGGGACCGCGTACCTGCTGGTCGGCGCGGTGTCGGCGGCGACCGCCGGACGGCTCGGCGACATCTTCGGGCGCCGCAACGTGCTCGTCACGGTGCTGGCGGTCGCGGCCGTCGGCTCGCTGATCAGCGTGCTGGCCTCCTCGCTGTGGCTGGTGATCCTCGGCCGCGGTGTGCAGGGCATGGCCGCCGGCGCCCTGCCGCTGTCGTTCGGGCTCGTCCGCGAGCTGCTGCCCGAACGCCGCGTCCCGTTCGTGATGTCGCTGCTCGGCGGCGTCGTGCCCGTCTGCACCGGCGCGGGATCGCTGATCGCGGGCGTCCTCATCGACCACGGCGGCTGGCGGAACATGTTCGTGGCGGCCACCGCGATGGGCGTCGCGGCCACGCTGATCGCGCTGCTCGCGCTGCCGCGCACCCCCGGCATCGCCCCGCGGCCGTCGGTCGACGTGGTCGGCGCCGTCCTGCTCGCCCCGGCGGTCGGCGGCGTCCTGCTCGGCGTCAGCCAGTCGGAGGACTGGGGCTGGGGCGACCCGCGGGTGATCCTCGCGATCCTGGTCGGCGTCGCGGTCCTGATGGTCTGGGTCTGGTGGGAACGGCGCGTGCCGGAGCCGCTGGTCAACGTCACGCTGTTCCGCAACCGCAAGGTCGCGCTGGCGACCGCCGCCGCGTTCATGGTGGGCGCCGGGCCGATGGGCGCGGTCTCCATCCTCGCGCACATGGTGCTGCAGCTGCCCGAGACCGCGCCCGTCGGCCTCGGCCTGTCCCCCACGGACGCCGGATACGTCCTGCTCGTCGTCGCCGTCGTCGCCTACGCGGGGGCGATCGCCAGCGGGCGCATCGCGCAGAAGATGGGCGCCCGCCCGTGCCTGGTCCTCGGCACCCTCATCTACGCGCTCGGCATCTTCCTCTGGATGTTCCTGGACCAGTCCATCGCCGGGACCATGTTCTGCCTGGCCCTCACCGGACTCGCCAACGGCTTCGCCCTCACCGCGCTGCCGATCCTGGTCGTCGAGGCGGTGCCGGTGAAGCACACCGGCGAGGCCACCGGCGTCAACCGCGTCACCCTCAACACCGGCGTCGCCTGCGGCCTCGCCATCACCTCGGTGATCCTCGCGACCTCGACCGTCGAGGGCACCCACATGCCGACGCACGGCTCCTTCGTCACGACGGTCGTGGTCTTCACGTGCCTGTCCCTCGTGGGCACCGTCCTCGCCCTGCTCATCCGCGGCGGCCGGACCGTCGCGGACGAACCGGAGGCGGCCCCCGCGAAGGTCTGA
- a CDS encoding amidohydrolase family protein, producing the protein MAPSKPDLNWLISVDDHVLEPGHLWQRWLPAKHRERGPRLEIDADGKGTWTYLDFTMRASGLSACIGRDKSSYSPEPLGYNEMRPGCYDPVARAEDMNEAGILASMTFPTFPAFCGQTFYRGADKELGLACIEAYNNWMIEEWCAAAPGRYIPLTLIPLWDPRKAAAEVRRVAALGARAVAFSENPEPLGLPTINDPDRYWDPFFQAAEECGVVICMHVGSSSQIPSINKDTSFMANLSWGAVRTSGTMLDWLFSGVFERFPNLKISLAEGNIGWIPYFLERAEQVIDKQRYWVQRGVDYDPGKGSKQERKDDGAQTIDYLNFDIRQSFRDHVYGCFIDDIAGLRNLELIGEDNVMIETDYPHSDSTWPHSMKLAQERLAGLPEETQYKILRGNAERLFQFTPADTATLPAPGGTA; encoded by the coding sequence ATGGCACCATCGAAGCCCGACCTGAACTGGCTCATCTCCGTCGACGACCACGTCCTCGAGCCGGGCCACCTGTGGCAGCGCTGGCTGCCCGCCAAGCACCGCGAGCGCGGCCCGCGCCTGGAGATCGACGCGGACGGCAAGGGCACCTGGACCTACCTCGACTTCACGATGCGGGCGAGCGGGCTGTCGGCGTGCATCGGCCGCGACAAGAGCAGCTACAGCCCCGAGCCGCTCGGCTACAACGAGATGCGGCCCGGCTGCTACGACCCGGTGGCCCGCGCGGAGGACATGAACGAGGCCGGCATCCTCGCCTCGATGACCTTCCCGACGTTCCCCGCCTTCTGCGGGCAGACGTTCTACCGGGGCGCCGACAAGGAACTCGGGCTCGCCTGCATCGAGGCGTACAACAACTGGATGATCGAGGAGTGGTGCGCGGCGGCGCCCGGCCGGTACATCCCGCTCACCCTCATCCCGCTGTGGGACCCGCGGAAGGCGGCGGCCGAGGTCCGCCGGGTCGCCGCGCTGGGCGCCCGCGCGGTCGCGTTCAGCGAGAACCCCGAACCGCTCGGCCTGCCCACGATCAACGACCCGGACCGCTACTGGGACCCGTTCTTCCAGGCCGCCGAGGAGTGCGGCGTCGTCATCTGCATGCACGTCGGATCGTCGTCGCAGATCCCGTCCATCAACAAGGACACGTCCTTCATGGCGAACCTGTCGTGGGGCGCGGTGCGGACGTCCGGCACGATGCTCGACTGGCTGTTCAGCGGCGTGTTCGAGCGGTTCCCCAACCTCAAGATCTCGCTGGCCGAGGGCAACATCGGCTGGATCCCGTACTTCCTGGAGCGGGCCGAGCAGGTCATCGACAAGCAGCGGTACTGGGTGCAGCGCGGCGTCGACTACGACCCCGGCAAGGGCAGCAAGCAGGAGCGCAAGGACGACGGCGCGCAGACGATCGACTACCTGAACTTCGACATCCGGCAGTCGTTCCGCGACCACGTCTACGGGTGCTTCATCGACGACATCGCGGGGCTGCGCAACCTCGAACTCATCGGCGAGGACAACGTGATGATCGAGACCGACTACCCGCACTCGGACTCGACCTGGCCGCACTCGATGAAGCTCGCCCAGGAGCGGCTGGCCGGGCTGCCCGAGGAGACGCAGTACAAGATCCTGCGGGGGAACGCCGAGCGGCTGTTCCAGTTCACCCCGGCCGACACCGCGACGCTCCCGGCCCCCGGCGGGACGGCGTGA
- a CDS encoding thiolase family protein: MTGAAIVGLGLTEQGRRLGFSPRELRRRAIDAALADAGVPRERIDTVICFGALPEDLRYAGLSPRSSFALMSGGATPALSVVVAAGLLASGQAEYVLSVYGEAFTGAAPRLEPNHGGGGRSDIGGYSYGYPYLYGLVGPGAVYAMAARRYLDAHGATSADLAEVAVVERGYGSVRPGAVGYGAPITVADHQASRMIVDPLRLLDCSRPTDGGAAIVLTTAERAADCAGEPVAVLGAGTGHNIANWWDGTMAERFGALPDAAPRAFGQAGVAPGDIDVAQLYAPFTIATLMQLEEYGFCGAGEGPAFVRDGHTGPGGSLPTNTGGGQHSGFYATGFTPLSEGIMQIRGDAPTNQVPDAELCLVSGSGGNGGVHGSWAHVSLVLGRGR, translated from the coding sequence GTGACCGGCGCCGCCATCGTGGGGCTCGGCCTGACCGAGCAGGGGCGCCGGCTCGGGTTCTCCCCCCGGGAGCTGCGGCGGCGGGCGATCGACGCCGCCCTGGCGGACGCGGGCGTCCCGCGCGAGCGGATCGACACCGTCATCTGCTTCGGCGCGCTGCCCGAGGACCTGCGGTACGCCGGGCTGTCGCCGCGCTCGTCCTTCGCGCTGATGTCGGGCGGCGCGACGCCCGCCCTCTCGGTGGTCGTCGCGGCGGGGCTCCTCGCGAGCGGGCAGGCCGAGTACGTCCTCAGCGTCTACGGGGAGGCGTTCACCGGGGCGGCGCCCCGGCTGGAGCCCAACCACGGTGGCGGCGGCAGGTCGGACATCGGCGGGTACAGCTACGGGTACCCGTACCTGTACGGACTCGTCGGGCCGGGCGCGGTCTACGCGATGGCCGCCCGCCGGTACCTCGACGCCCACGGCGCGACCTCGGCGGACCTCGCCGAGGTCGCGGTCGTGGAACGCGGCTACGGCAGCGTCCGGCCCGGCGCCGTCGGGTACGGCGCGCCGATCACGGTCGCCGACCACCAGGCGTCCCGGATGATCGTCGACCCGCTGCGGCTGCTCGACTGCTCCCGGCCCACCGACGGCGGCGCCGCGATCGTCCTCACCACCGCCGAGCGCGCGGCGGACTGCGCGGGCGAGCCCGTCGCCGTCCTCGGCGCGGGCACCGGGCACAACATCGCGAACTGGTGGGACGGGACGATGGCGGAACGGTTCGGCGCCCTCCCGGACGCGGCCCCGCGCGCCTTCGGGCAGGCCGGGGTGGCGCCGGGCGACATCGACGTCGCGCAACTGTACGCGCCGTTCACGATCGCCACGCTCATGCAGCTCGAAGAGTACGGGTTCTGCGGCGCGGGCGAAGGCCCGGCGTTCGTCCGCGACGGGCACACCGGCCCTGGCGGTTCGCTGCCCACCAACACCGGGGGCGGGCAGCACTCCGGCTTCTACGCGACCGGCTTCACCCCCTTGTCGGAGGGCATCATGCAGATTCGCGGCGACGCGCCGACGAACCAGGTTCCGGACGCCGAACTGTGCCTGGTGAGCGGCAGCGGCGGCAACGGCGGCGTGCACGGCTCGTGGGCGCACGTCTCGCTCGTCCTGGGGAGGGGCCGATGA